One part of the Phragmites australis chromosome 3, lpPhrAust1.1, whole genome shotgun sequence genome encodes these proteins:
- the LOC133912706 gene encoding PLASMODESMATA CALLOSE-BINDING PROTEIN 2-like, which produces MEESLVLAAAVLLLSSTLVNSEFCLCRSDQPTEVLQKAIDFSCGPQGGADCTAILQGGGCYNPNTVAAHCSWATNSYYQNNKAKGATCDFSGSATISTTDPSYSGCTFPSSASAVGTGGGGNTTAGGTTAGTFSPGFSTGANGTAGMGSSLGPTGTGSMDGAAAGLLPSVHPAAFFAITILSLLALH; this is translated from the exons ATGGAGGAATCCTTGGTGCTGGCGGCGGCCGTGCTCCTCTTGTCCTCCACGCTTGTTAATTCAG AGTTCTGCTTGTGCCGGTCGGATCAGCCGACGGAGGTGCTGCAGAAGGCGATCGACTTCTCGTGCGGCCCCCAGGGCGGCGCGGACTGCACGGCCATCCTGCAGGGCGGCGGCTGCTACAACCCCAACACCGTCGCCGCCCACTGCTCCTGGGCCACCAACAGCTACTACCAGAACAACAAGGCCAAGGGCGCCACCTGCGACTTCAGTGGCTCCGCCACCATCTCCACCACCGACCCCA GTTATTCCGGGTGCACTTTCCCTTCAAGTGCCAG TGCTGTTGGGACTGGGGGTGGGGGCAACACAACTGCCGGTGGCACGACAGCGGGCACCTTCAGCCCTGGTTTCAGCACCGGGGCCAACGGCACCGCCGGGATGGGCAGCAGCCTGGGACCGACGGGCACAGGCAGCATGGACGGCGCGGCGGCCGGTTTGCTCCCGAGCGTTCATCCGGCCGCCTTCTTTGCCATCACCATCCTCTCACTCCTAGCACTGCATTAG